The Aricia agestis chromosome 8, ilAriAges1.1, whole genome shotgun sequence genomic sequence ataaatatccccGCAgagtgactcctaattctttaaaaaggTACCTAAAAATCGCTGATGTTTGTGAAAAactgtgatagcgtccttaaactGGAACTATATTTTTGCGAAACTCAAAGTTTCTTCATTTCAAATTCTATTAACAAGACCGGCAGATAGATCGCATAATAttcatattagtatggatactaaTTTAGACTATGTAAAACTATTACAAACTTACCTATGGCACAAAGCATATCCGATGTCTGAGCCACTCTTTACAATTCGCGAACAATGATCGTCCAGCAAGCAGACACCATCAGAGGTATCGGATCCAGCAAGGAGTTTCAAGCAGTAATCTAAGAATGAATAACATAATGAAAAGGTCTCTAAATACCAGCTTTGTCGCTTAGAAGAATGAAGAGAATATGTTTAACAAGATGACGCcggcgactccgttgcgccaaaatttgttttgtgGGAACATAACATATTGTGTGTGggtacattttcccggaataGAAAGTATTCTAAGTCCTTTACCGGGAATCGAAGTATTTCTATAgcaattttagcaaaatcggttcagcggtttaatggacgtgaagaggtataaCAGTAAACAGtgatagacacatttttgcatttatattatagagatgcaccgtttctgatgttattagggttccgtacccaaagggtaaaaacgggaccctattactgagacttcgatgtatgtccgtctgtctccaggctgtaactcaagaaccgtaACAGCTAGAgactagagagttgaaatttttacagattatgtatttctattgccgctataccaacaaatactaattaagaaatttaaaaaaacccccgccaaacaactttaaaaagtaatgaaataatatttactgcctttaagttcaaataattcctgacttgtgtaaagtaatattttagtccataattgttgttacggtgtgtcgggggacagGTAGccacttgaaatgtacacaaaatactcagctgtatttatactttaataattaataataaaatttaaataaataattaaggggggttcccatacaaaaaacataattttttacttaGTAACCTCAGTATATATCTTACCTGATTCTTTCGCACTGGGAATCCATTGGTTGGCTCTTCTCACATTAGCGACATAGGCGTATTGAGTCCAACTATGAACGTATCTGTGGAAATCTCTGGATATTGCATAGTGTACTCGCGGTGGTTCAAACTTCGTCACGCGAGCGATCCAAATAGAAGCGTTGGAGAACAGCTGAGAAACTAAAACATGAGTAAATATTGATTGAAGAAGATGCAGACCATGATCGAcgtccatttttatattaaatgtcTATACATATAacaaaactgtagaaatgacaattctgtacattaaagatatccaaaaaataataagcgggggctgttactacatcgctatagaagccaaaactgtggttagttttttgtctgtctgtatgtctgtctgtctgtctgtctgtctgtctgtctgtctgtatgtttgttccagcatcacacgaaaactactgatccgatttgaatgcagttttcgcagatatatttgtcttctcccaacttaacatctggtgtactaaaatttttccccccaactctccaaggggtcaaaagagggggtaagattttgtatcaaacttttttctttaacacgaaaactactgatccgatttgaatacggttttcgcagatatatttatcttcttccaacttaacatctggtgtataaatttttcccccctcacccctctaaggagaccaaagagggggtcaaattttgtatcaaacttttttcttcaatggactaacttcatattattaactttattttccaatttaacatctggtgtataaaatttttccctcacccctttaagggggccgaagaggaggtcagatattgtatcaaacttttttttaacatgaaaagtaatgatccgatttgaatatggttttcgcagatatatttgtcttcttccaacttcatatctggtgtataaaatttttcccccccacccctcaaaggggaccaaagagggggcagattttgtatcaaacttttttcttgaataaacttacaacatattataaactgtattttccaatttaataccTGGTGTATAACATTTttccctcacccctctaaggggacaaaagagggggcaagagtatgtataaaactttttccttaacacgaaaactactgatccgatttgaatacggatcagtagttttcgtgtaatgtaaaaaaaattaatgatcctttttgcagatatatatgccttattcaaacttagcatctgcgcattttgagtgtcgtttgattaacatgcgggaggctttgtcTCCGGacggtacttgggggggctgggCCCCCCCATACCCCCCCCctccctcctggtaatgttgccaagcaaaaacatgttgcgtcgttagtgttgagtttcaattcttattccttaggaacaaactaagttattaattaatagtgaaacatgtgaaacatacagatttcaagtgtcatttgattaatatgaggaaggctttgcctggatatggacagacggacaggctgatattatatctttgtaatcgggttccgttttttaccatctgagtaagggaccataaaaaggagagaattatccatttccgttattatactatggtaacgcctacgaagtcgcgggaaacagctatccatactaatattataaatgcgaaagtgtatttgtttgtttgtttgtttgtcctttcttcgcagccaaacgaagcaaccaattgacttgatttttggcatcgacttagttgaaaggatagagagtaacataggctacttttggtcttggaaaaacatcatgtttctaaaggagatttgcaagaatattcgtattgtacacgattttcgaattccacgcgagcgaagccacgggcaaaagctagtattattacaaactagatgacccggtaaaTTAGCATCGCTGCTTTCCTAATATAGACTTTCCCTGGacatccacgaatatttcaatactaaaattagccaaatcgattCTGCAGTACTTGAGTTTTAGTGAGTGTGAGTGTATCTGTTATCTCTTTAAAATTCTCAAATCGCTGAGCCGATTtagattataaatatattttgagtaccgggaaaaggacaaaggatacttttaagGGAGGATAACGCTACTCACAAATACTAGAGGATACTGCATAACTCCCTGTTGTTACAAATGAGTAATGACAGTGGGCGGTGGTTaacgctttccatcaggttatcTGTTGCTCGTTCTCCGGTCCCCTTAACAAAAtctttgaaataattaattagtactTTACTCTTTACGCATTCCCGTCCAGACTCTTCATCGGCTATCTTCTTttggtaataatttaaaatctctTCACTTTTCATATAGATGGCCATTAAATCTGCTTTCCGGTAGGAGGTAGAGATCTTCTTATATCGCAACGCATGTCCCAAGTGCACTGGAATCAATGACAGATTaacttttagcccggccgcacattgtccgaattctgatcagaaacagttgaatttcgccggaccgccaccccgcacactatccgaaatattcttccggcgagttcgagctctctcggctcagtacaaaatgtaagagacagcgcggacgttaaactgtttctgatcagaaatttcggacaatgtgcggccgggcttaatcaaattaagcaattgcctgtATCGGTTCGGTTCGGAAAAGACCACAGACTCACAATTCCCAATATAGAAAATTTGGTCGGGATTATAAAGTtagatataagtattaactttatggtcgggaTACGTCATGCCCAGCTATGactaaaataactaaaatagcCTTAGAAAATTTAAATAGCCCGACCGAAtcgtctgccatctgcctatgaaacaaTAATTCCTCTGATAGTAGATAAAATCTACCTACTTTATAAAACAGTTCAGAAGCGTTGACAACTTCGGTTTGGCAACGGGCGACATGAAAGCAACTGCAGAtgacgtgtcgcagcgacactactggtttgtatgatgtatataataatatattgtatgtattatattattacactcggtgctgctcgccagttctgttacctatacttgaacttggcttgacacgttCAAATATAGGTAACAGAACTTGACTTGTCTaggtttctatgaaataccctccgcagctagcgacacgaagctagcgacacatattcgtagaaatacatagaaacccaaaccagtagtgtcgcgacgacacgtcgtctgcggttgcttcatgtcgttcggtttcaacttgtacctttactaAACTGTATTAATTTTCCTTAAATACAAAATAGCAATCACAAAGTTGGTACATATTgccaatataattttatagtacttaatttaaacacCACTTTTTGTGTTTTTTCTTTCTAtaacatttaagattttatggCAGGATCAGAACTCGAACAGTGCTTCTAAAATTAGGACATATTTTACCATTTCCAATGAATATACCAAAGGCGACGCTGATCgaaattttgtttatattttccaAGTAAAAGTTGGTAATATTTTTCAGGACAGACACATACTTCTCAAGCTCCGATTGTCTTGGCAAATCGTAAATCGttatgtatttataattatttttttgtgcaCTTGATGTTTGAACCCATGTCACTAGGACTAGAATTCGTAGGcctaattttaaaacttttaaaaatattatcattatttaaatttagaagGAACACATTCCAGATCCGAAACACAAATGACAGCGTGTATCGGATTCAAGCACTTTTATTGATTCTCGGTGAGTAGGAAAAATTGCTGGATTAACCctctatttttattactttagtttgtttacgttctacaaaaacGTGCGGGGCATTTTTATGAGAACGAAAGGGTAAACTACGAGTTATTAGATTAATTCCCCCAATGGATACATTACTGCAGTAGTCGCAAATCAGTCGCAGTTCAATCGCAATTCAGTCACAATTCACTCGATTCAGTTGCAATATTGTAGTCGCAAGTCGATGGCAATTCACTTTGAACTCAGTCAGAATTATTCTGTCGCAATTTAGTCGTAGTTCAGTCGCGATTCAGTCTTAATTCGGTCACAATAATCGTAATTTAGTTGcgatttatgtaagtataagtaATTGCAATTTAGTTTAGTCGCAacgttattataattaatatttaagtcgttattataataattaattatagggagtgcctccgctgccggcgccgcgccgcaccgGTTTCCGAATtggctgccggcgccgttttccgaagtttgcggaagtcacgcgatgtttgtcgaataggctgccggcgccttTTCGGCAAATATCGCTTGTCAAATGacagactaataataataataatcatttattgcaGGCAATAAacccatataaaatatataaaattaaattaaaacttaaaattaaatagtaggtacatattatacattgtgaatttcaaataatacgtactattatctattctgtgataatacttaatacaattattaataaaatataatataatagtgatcaaaaacatcagtcttgaGCTAAGTGACTATGAAAAGATAATAAGGtatataataatgaatataataaatggtagtgatgatgatgatgattaatgtgaTCAGCATAGGTAGTAGCTTTGCTTGTTTACGCTGAAACTCTCAAACATGTATAAGGAGTTATAGTATACCTactgtggtgcaaaatcttaaatactttttgatagcatttgatcaaaatgcatcacaaaaaactaaaatatccacagccgaacatataacctccacctttggaagtcggttaaaaagtcattcgaggtaataatataattttttaatttgtttaccGGCACTGGAACCCAGCGTTTTTACCGgttcccattttgagtgccGGCACCGTCAGCCGTTGTTTTATATcccggctgccggcagtatacttaccgccggttcccattaaccggcagcggaggcactccctattttataatatcatgatCGGTAAATTTTTTGTTGGACAGGCACATCGAGAGCGAAATGTACGTCATAATAATgagttttcaaaaaaaaaacttgacagCTTGCTGACACAGCCAAACAGAATGACACATCTAATTTGAAGTTTCAAATATCATCTTCGCCACTATTCCTTGtgaattttcaaatatttactgtgaaaaattgtgtaaaacagttctaaatacatttatttaagatgGGTCTCGCTACAGTTATAGAGAGTGAAGCACATTTTCAATCAGAGATGGCGAACGCTGGAACCAAATTAGTTGTTGTCGACTTCACAGCTACTTGGTAAATTAACCTATTTTTTCGCAAATTATCTTATTATTACATTGCTATAACACGTACAAACATCTAAGCTTGCACTTTTTAACCAGGTGTCCGCCGTGCCAGAGAATCGCCCCATTCTTTGAGCAGCTGCCTGCC encodes the following:
- the LOC121729564 gene encoding uncharacterized protein LOC121729564 translates to MAIYMKSEEILNYYQKKIADEESGRECVKISQLFSNASIWIARVTKFEPPRVHYAISRDFHRYVHSWTQYAYVANVRRANQWIPSAKESDYCLKLLAGSDTSDGVCLLDDHCSRIVKSGSDIGYALCHRALLLLMARNSKYCSILSPGQDSDLLDSFCSMSYAEAEYIAHHDFGLVDLMLEHISICILHGRTEFLRRSWLNNILEFQTAYGCFSQSITDVEDDNNDLLEGRCSGHTTALATSVLAGAVRYIILEQY